One Antiquaquibacter oligotrophicus genomic region harbors:
- a CDS encoding long-chain-fatty-acid--CoA ligase, with protein MSQYTPPRPWISSYAEGVPAEVEVPEGSLYDLVAASGVEFAPNVALEFFGRTTTYAELLEQIDRAAEGLRLLGVQKGDPVGLVLPNCPQHIVAFYAILRLGAIVVEHNPLYTPRELRHQFEDHGARVVIAWDKVVATIQDFPTDVSVETIISVDLTRAMPWRTRALLRLPIAKARESRAALTTTVSGTIPWEELLRSDPIASRIIRPVSTDVALIQYTSGTTGHPKGATLTHANLLVNAAQARAWVPTVARGTSVVYAVLPMFHAYGLTLCLTFAMSMGSRLVLFPRFDPDLVLPVIKKHPPTFLPAVPPIYERLTAAADAKGVSLKGIQIAISGAMPLSAAVVEPWEARTGGYLVEGYGLSETSPVLMANPVGPTRRAGTVGLPLPDTELRVVDPENPAVDRAPGEEGELLVRGPQVFSGYWKKPEETAAVFADDPAGGAPWFRTGDIVTIDADGFVSIVDRIKELIITGGFNVAPSEVEEVVRRHRSVADVAVVGLPSEHSGEDVVAAVVLVPGAELDEEGIRSLARENLTPYKVPRRVVVVDELPKSLIGKVLRKKVRDSLLAD; from the coding sequence GTGAGCCAGTACACGCCGCCTCGTCCGTGGATCTCCTCCTACGCGGAGGGTGTTCCCGCTGAGGTCGAGGTGCCCGAGGGGTCGCTGTACGACCTTGTCGCGGCATCCGGCGTCGAGTTCGCACCGAACGTCGCCCTCGAGTTCTTCGGTCGCACCACCACCTACGCGGAGTTGCTGGAGCAGATTGATCGCGCCGCGGAGGGGCTTCGGCTGCTCGGGGTGCAGAAGGGCGATCCCGTCGGCCTCGTGCTGCCCAACTGCCCGCAGCACATCGTCGCCTTCTACGCGATCCTGCGTCTCGGTGCGATCGTTGTCGAGCACAACCCGCTCTACACTCCGCGTGAGCTCCGCCACCAGTTCGAAGATCACGGTGCGCGCGTCGTCATCGCGTGGGACAAGGTGGTCGCGACCATCCAGGACTTCCCGACGGATGTCTCGGTCGAGACCATCATCTCCGTTGACCTCACACGTGCCATGCCGTGGCGGACTCGCGCACTGCTGAGGCTGCCGATCGCGAAGGCCCGCGAGTCCCGCGCGGCTCTCACGACCACCGTGAGCGGCACGATCCCGTGGGAGGAGCTGCTGCGCTCCGACCCGATCGCGAGCCGCATCATCCGCCCCGTGTCGACGGATGTCGCGCTCATCCAGTACACCTCGGGCACAACCGGTCACCCCAAGGGTGCCACCCTGACGCACGCGAATCTCCTCGTGAACGCCGCGCAAGCTCGAGCCTGGGTGCCGACGGTCGCGCGCGGAACCTCGGTGGTCTACGCCGTACTGCCCATGTTCCACGCGTACGGGCTGACGCTGTGCCTCACCTTCGCGATGAGTATGGGTTCGCGTTTGGTGCTGTTCCCGCGATTCGACCCGGACCTCGTGCTGCCTGTCATCAAGAAGCATCCGCCGACGTTCCTTCCGGCGGTGCCTCCCATCTACGAGCGACTTACTGCGGCGGCCGACGCCAAGGGCGTCTCGCTGAAGGGAATCCAGATTGCCATCTCGGGAGCCATGCCGCTTTCTGCCGCGGTTGTGGAACCGTGGGAGGCGCGCACGGGCGGTTACCTCGTCGAGGGCTACGGCCTCTCCGAGACGAGCCCCGTGCTGATGGCCAACCCGGTCGGGCCCACGAGGCGGGCGGGCACCGTTGGACTGCCCCTCCCAGACACCGAATTGCGAGTCGTTGACCCCGAGAACCCCGCCGTCGATCGCGCTCCCGGGGAGGAGGGCGAGCTGCTCGTCCGGGGTCCGCAGGTCTTCAGCGGGTACTGGAAGAAGCCGGAGGAGACGGCTGCCGTGTTCGCCGACGATCCTGCCGGTGGTGCGCCCTGGTTCCGCACGGGCGACATCGTCACCATCGATGCCGACGGGTTTGTCTCGATCGTGGACCGCATCAAGGAGCTCATCATCACGGGCGGTTTCAACGTCGCCCCGAGCGAAGTCGAGGAGGTCGTGCGCCGGCATCGATCGGTCGCGGATGTCGCCGTTGTTGGTCTGCCGAGTGAGCATTCCGGTGAGGACGTTGTGGCGGCCGTGGTGCTCGTGCCGGGCGCCGAACTCGATGAGGAGGGCATCCGGTCCCTCGCGCGCGAGAATCTGACGCCCTACAAGGTGCCGCGCCGCGTGGTGGTGGTGGATGAACTGCCGAAGTCACTCATCGGCAAGGTGCTCCGCAAGAAGGTGCGCGACTCGCTCCTCGCCGACTAG
- a CDS encoding FadR/GntR family transcriptional regulator, producing MLGSLHERVLDGVGHLIVSGELAPGDTMHAEHAEQRFGVSRSVVREAVRVLQSLGLVETVKRVGIRVLPMSRWNLYDPLVIRWRLAQPTRGAQLRSLTELRSAVEPRAAELAARYANDEATAELLALAARMRSVGREGDLELFLELDIRFHSLVLAASGNEMFAKLDGVIAEVLTGRTDQGLMPRHPHEEALQWHVDVADAIQGGRPEDAAAAMERIMNRTAHEVQSIWAGEPRVYWDRR from the coding sequence GTGCTGGGCAGTCTTCACGAGCGGGTTCTCGACGGGGTGGGCCACCTCATCGTGTCCGGGGAACTGGCACCCGGCGACACGATGCACGCCGAGCACGCGGAGCAGCGCTTCGGTGTCTCCCGTTCCGTCGTTCGGGAGGCCGTACGGGTGTTGCAGAGCCTCGGTCTCGTCGAGACCGTCAAGCGCGTGGGCATCCGTGTGCTGCCGATGTCCCGGTGGAATCTGTACGACCCGCTCGTCATCCGCTGGCGCTTGGCGCAGCCGACACGCGGCGCGCAACTACGCTCCCTCACGGAACTGCGCAGCGCTGTTGAGCCTCGCGCCGCGGAGCTCGCCGCGCGTTACGCGAACGACGAGGCGACAGCCGAACTGCTCGCGCTCGCGGCGCGTATGCGGTCGGTCGGCCGCGAGGGGGACCTCGAGCTGTTCCTCGAGCTGGACATCCGTTTCCACTCCCTTGTGTTGGCCGCGAGCGGCAACGAGATGTTCGCGAAACTCGACGGCGTCATCGCGGAGGTACTCACGGGGCGCACCGACCAGGGACTCATGCCGCGGCATCCCCACGAGGAGGCGCTTCAGTGGCACGTCGATGTGGCAGACGCGATCCAGGGCGGGCGCCCTGAGGACGCCGCCGCCGCGATGGAGCGCATCATGAACCGCACGGCGCACGAGGTTCAGTCGATCTGGGCGGGCGAACCCCGTGTGTATTGGGATCGCCGCTAG
- a CDS encoding gluconokinase, with the protein MNVQTSYPPLIVMGVSGSGKSTIGEALGQKLGMPFIDGDDLHPRANKEKMAAGHPLNDEDRAPWLEIIADRIGAELAEGTSIIVACSALKRSYRELLIAHAPSVVFVHLVGTQKVIAERQSHRHHEYMPNSLLDSQFATLEDLASDERGILVDLTQTPDQMVSYIITTLDENFVDHQ; encoded by the coding sequence ATGAACGTGCAGACCAGCTATCCGCCTCTCATCGTTATGGGGGTATCGGGCTCGGGTAAGTCGACGATCGGCGAGGCGCTGGGGCAAAAACTCGGCATGCCGTTCATCGACGGCGACGACCTGCACCCCCGCGCCAACAAAGAGAAGATGGCTGCGGGCCACCCGCTGAACGACGAAGATCGGGCACCGTGGCTCGAGATCATCGCGGATCGCATCGGCGCCGAACTGGCTGAGGGAACATCCATCATCGTCGCGTGCTCAGCCCTCAAACGCTCCTATCGCGAGCTACTCATCGCCCACGCGCCATCCGTCGTTTTTGTGCACCTCGTGGGTACGCAGAAGGTCATCGCCGAACGACAGTCCCACCGTCACCACGAGTACATGCCCAACAGCCTGCTCGACTCGCAGTTCGCGACACTCGAGGATCTCGCGAGCGACGAGCGGGGCATCCTCGTCGACCTCACTCAGACTCCGGACCAGATGGTCAGCTACATCATCACGACCCTCGACGAGAACTTCGTCGACCACCAGTAA
- a CDS encoding L-idonate 5-dehydrogenase, protein MTVPERTLAVVAHAKDDLRVEEIAVPTPGPDEVVVRIAYGGVCGSDLHYWQHGAAGESILRAPMILGHEVVGTVAQAASDGSGPGVGAAVAVHPATPGGEGARYPVDRPNLSPGVTYLGSAARFPHTEGAFAEYAVLPSRMLRELPAGLDLREAAIVEPASVAWHAVTRAGGIAGKRVLVIGAGPIGALIVAVAKRFGAAEIVAVDLHEKPLEIARAVGATSTIVATDADAIAAVEADVVFESSGSHRGLASAVRGAMRGGRVVMVGLLPSGEQPALISLAITRELELVGSFRFNNEIDEVIAALADGSLSVEPVVTHEFAAADALDAFATARDASVSGKVLLRF, encoded by the coding sequence ATGACCGTTCCCGAGCGGACACTCGCCGTTGTCGCGCACGCGAAGGACGACCTGCGTGTGGAGGAGATCGCCGTGCCGACGCCCGGCCCCGATGAGGTCGTTGTTCGTATCGCCTACGGGGGAGTGTGCGGATCGGATCTGCACTACTGGCAGCACGGGGCCGCGGGCGAGTCGATACTCCGGGCGCCCATGATCCTCGGTCACGAGGTTGTGGGTACTGTCGCCCAGGCTGCGTCGGACGGGTCGGGCCCGGGTGTCGGCGCTGCGGTGGCGGTGCATCCGGCAACACCCGGCGGTGAAGGCGCGCGTTACCCCGTCGACCGACCGAACCTCTCACCCGGGGTGACGTACCTCGGTAGCGCCGCGCGGTTCCCGCACACCGAGGGTGCCTTCGCCGAGTACGCGGTGCTGCCGTCGCGCATGCTGCGCGAGCTCCCGGCGGGACTCGACCTTCGCGAGGCCGCCATCGTCGAACCGGCCAGTGTCGCGTGGCATGCCGTCACGCGCGCCGGGGGTATTGCCGGCAAACGAGTGCTCGTGATCGGTGCAGGCCCCATCGGAGCGCTCATCGTCGCCGTCGCGAAGCGTTTCGGCGCGGCCGAGATCGTTGCTGTCGACCTTCACGAGAAACCCCTCGAGATCGCGCGCGCCGTCGGTGCCACGAGCACCATCGTCGCGACGGATGCCGACGCCATCGCCGCGGTCGAAGCCGACGTGGTCTTCGAGTCCTCGGGCAGCCACCGGGGTCTCGCCTCGGCGGTGCGCGGAGCCATGCGAGGCGGCCGGGTCGTGATGGTCGGCCTGCTGCCGTCCGGCGAGCAGCCAGCGCTCATCTCGCTCGCGATCACACGAGAGCTCGAACTCGTCGGCTCGTTCCGCTTCAACAACGAAATCGACGAGGTCATCGCGGCGCTCGCCGACGGCAGCCTCTCCGTCGAGCCGGTCGTGACACACGAGTTCGCGGCAGCCGACGCTCTCGACGCGTTCGCGACGGCCCGGGATGCCTCCGTCAGCGGCAAGGTGCTTCTGCGCTTCTAG
- the pth gene encoding aminoacyl-tRNA hydrolase gives MSDTWLVAGLGNPGPGYAGNRHNVGQMVLAELASRASASFKNHKANAAIAEGRIVPGGPKFVLAKPNTYMNLSGGPISALLKFYSLDPSRLIVLHDELDIPFDTVRLKFGGGHGGHNGIRDTIAHLGTGDFTRVRIGIGRPPGRQPAADFVLRDFSSDERTVLPNLLVDAADAVELIATEGLPAAQLKFHTAG, from the coding sequence GTGAGCGATACCTGGCTTGTGGCCGGGCTCGGTAACCCCGGGCCCGGCTACGCCGGTAACCGCCACAACGTCGGCCAGATGGTCCTGGCAGAGCTCGCCTCCCGCGCGTCGGCGAGTTTCAAAAATCACAAGGCGAACGCCGCCATCGCCGAGGGGCGTATCGTGCCCGGCGGCCCCAAGTTTGTGCTCGCCAAGCCGAACACCTACATGAACCTGTCCGGCGGGCCCATCTCGGCCCTCCTGAAGTTCTACTCCCTCGATCCGTCTCGGCTCATCGTGCTTCACGACGAGCTCGACATCCCCTTCGACACCGTGCGCCTCAAGTTCGGCGGTGGCCACGGCGGTCATAACGGCATCCGCGACACGATCGCCCACCTCGGTACGGGTGACTTCACCCGCGTGCGTATCGGCATCGGCCGCCCGCCGGGAAGGCAGCCGGCCGCAGACTTCGTGCTGCGCGATTTCTCCTCCGACGAGCGGACCGTGCTGCCGAACCTCCTCGTTGACGCGGCGGATGCCGTCGAGCTCATCGCCACCGAGGGCCTCCCCGCCGCACAACTGAAGTTCCACACCGCCGGGTAG
- a CDS encoding SDR family oxidoreductase, with product MASALFDLTGRIALITGSSRGIGRVIATALADAGATVVLNGVDAERLETTRGEFAETYGDDRVHARAFDVTDATAVAAAVNDIEASVGAIRILVNNAGIQHREPLLELSLDDWNRVMSTNLTSAFLVGREVARHMLERGQGKIINIASVQTDLARPTIAPYTASKGGIRNLTRAMTAEWASGGLQINAIAPGYIHTEMTQKLVDDEEFNSWIVGRTPAHRWGTPFDLGGPAVWLASDGSDYVNGQVVFIDGGMTVVV from the coding sequence GTGGCATCCGCACTCTTCGATCTCACGGGTCGTATCGCGCTCATTACCGGGTCCAGCCGCGGCATCGGCCGCGTCATCGCGACGGCGCTCGCCGACGCGGGAGCGACGGTTGTGCTGAACGGTGTCGACGCTGAGCGACTCGAGACGACGCGCGGCGAGTTCGCCGAGACGTACGGTGACGACCGGGTTCACGCCCGCGCATTCGACGTGACGGATGCCACGGCGGTGGCCGCGGCCGTGAACGACATCGAGGCTTCCGTCGGTGCCATCCGCATCCTCGTGAACAACGCGGGCATCCAGCACCGCGAGCCGCTCCTCGAGCTCTCGCTGGACGACTGGAACCGGGTGATGTCCACCAACCTCACGAGCGCGTTCCTTGTCGGTCGCGAGGTCGCCCGACACATGCTCGAGCGGGGTCAGGGCAAGATCATCAACATCGCGTCGGTGCAGACCGACCTTGCGCGGCCCACCATCGCGCCGTACACGGCGTCGAAGGGTGGCATCCGCAACCTAACGCGTGCGATGACGGCGGAGTGGGCATCCGGCGGCCTGCAGATCAATGCGATCGCTCCGGGATACATTCACACCGAGATGACGCAGAAACTCGTCGACGACGAGGAGTTCAACTCGTGGATCGTGGGGCGCACCCCCGCCCACCGATGGGGAACACCGTTCGATCTCGGTGGCCCCGCCGTGTGGCTCGCCTCCGATGGCTCCGATTACGTCAACGGTCAGGTCGTCTTCATCGACGGCGGCATGACCGTTGTGGTCTAG
- a CDS encoding 50S ribosomal protein L25/general stress protein Ctc, with protein sequence MAEEVSNHLVTEERTQFGKGAARRIRAVGKIPAVIYGHGTEPQHVTLPGHEVSLILRKANQVLELDIAGKTQLALVKDVQKDPVRQIIEHVDLIVVRKGEKVTVDVPVHLEGESFSGTIAVQDAATISLEVEATHIPENVVVSIEGLEEGAHVLAKDIELPKGASLLSEPELLIVGITVPRAASAADDAADAASAEAGAAAGADSAAEDAE encoded by the coding sequence ATGGCTGAAGAAGTCAGCAACCACCTCGTGACCGAGGAGCGCACCCAGTTCGGTAAGGGTGCTGCCCGCCGAATCCGCGCCGTCGGCAAGATCCCCGCCGTCATCTACGGCCACGGAACCGAGCCGCAGCACGTGACCCTCCCGGGCCACGAGGTTTCGCTCATCCTGCGTAAGGCCAACCAGGTGCTCGAGCTCGACATCGCCGGTAAGACCCAGCTCGCCCTCGTGAAGGACGTGCAGAAGGACCCGGTGCGCCAGATCATCGAGCACGTCGACCTCATCGTCGTCCGCAAGGGCGAGAAGGTCACCGTCGACGTCCCCGTGCACCTCGAGGGCGAGTCGTTCTCCGGCACGATCGCCGTGCAGGATGCTGCGACCATCTCGCTCGAGGTTGAGGCCACTCACATCCCCGAGAACGTTGTCGTCTCGATCGAGGGCCTCGAGGAGGGTGCACACGTTCTCGCGAAGGACATCGAGCTGCCCAAGGGCGCCTCGCTGCTCTCCGAACCCGAGCTGCTGATCGTCGGCATCACCGTGCCGCGTGCCGCCAGCGCCGCGGACGACGCCGCCGACGCGGCCTCTGCTGAGGCGGGTGCCGCTGCCGGTGCCGACTCAGCTGCCGAGGACGCCGAGTAA
- a CDS encoding GntP family permease translates to MTDIELAWELPTWGLLLIAAGAIALLLVLIIAARIHAFLALIVVSLVTAVATGIPANQIIPTLTTGFGGTLATVALLVGLGAMLGRMLETSGGAQVLTDALIRRFGEKRAPLALSIASLMMGFPIFFDAGLVVMLPIIFSVARRLGGSLLLYAFPAAVAFSVMHIFVPPHPGPVAATGLLGADVGLVLLLGLLIAIPTWYIVGYKFGTWTGKRFDIAIPDILFGQKDDPNAAEFASAPKLRTIVFLLVLPLVLIFLNTGLNALATAGVVSLENPVVQVLRLLGETPVALLITVFFAMWLLGWKPRKRGSLVETIVDSALGPVCSIILITGAGGMFGGVLRASGIGTSLADTLDAIGLPLIVAGFVIAAIVRVAQGSATVALTTAAALVQPVVAADTSLNPVELAALVLALAAGSVFAGHVNDSGFWLVSRFFGMDTQTTLRTWTVGQALIAVIGFVLALAIFLIAGLF, encoded by the coding sequence ATGACCGACATCGAACTCGCCTGGGAGCTCCCCACCTGGGGACTCCTCCTTATCGCGGCGGGAGCCATCGCACTCCTGCTCGTTCTCATCATCGCCGCGCGAATTCACGCGTTCCTTGCGCTCATCGTCGTGAGCCTCGTAACCGCTGTCGCGACCGGAATCCCTGCCAACCAGATCATTCCGACGTTGACAACAGGTTTCGGCGGCACACTCGCCACGGTTGCCCTCCTCGTCGGGCTCGGCGCCATGTTGGGCCGAATGCTCGAGACCAGTGGCGGTGCGCAAGTGCTCACGGATGCCCTTATCCGGCGCTTCGGTGAGAAACGCGCGCCGTTGGCGCTCTCCATCGCGTCCCTCATGATGGGGTTCCCGATCTTCTTCGACGCGGGGCTCGTCGTGATGCTCCCCATCATCTTCTCGGTCGCTCGACGCCTCGGCGGTTCGCTTCTGCTGTACGCGTTTCCTGCTGCGGTGGCCTTCTCCGTCATGCACATCTTCGTTCCGCCGCACCCGGGCCCCGTCGCCGCGACGGGACTGCTCGGCGCCGACGTCGGCCTCGTGCTGCTCCTCGGTCTACTCATCGCCATCCCCACGTGGTACATCGTCGGATACAAGTTCGGCACGTGGACCGGTAAGCGCTTCGACATCGCGATCCCGGACATCCTCTTCGGGCAGAAGGACGACCCCAACGCGGCGGAATTCGCTTCGGCCCCGAAGCTGCGCACCATCGTGTTCCTGCTTGTGCTGCCGCTGGTGCTCATCTTCCTCAATACCGGACTGAATGCCCTCGCGACGGCGGGAGTGGTGTCGCTGGAGAACCCCGTCGTCCAGGTGCTCCGCCTGCTGGGCGAGACCCCGGTCGCCCTGCTCATCACGGTCTTCTTCGCGATGTGGCTCCTCGGCTGGAAGCCGCGCAAGCGTGGTTCGCTCGTCGAAACCATCGTCGATAGCGCCCTCGGCCCGGTGTGTTCCATCATCCTCATCACCGGCGCTGGCGGAATGTTCGGTGGTGTGCTTCGTGCGAGCGGCATCGGCACGAGCCTTGCCGACACCCTGGACGCGATCGGCTTGCCCCTGATTGTCGCGGGCTTCGTGATCGCGGCGATCGTGCGTGTCGCCCAAGGCTCGGCGACCGTGGCGCTCACGACGGCCGCCGCACTCGTCCAGCCCGTGGTTGCGGCGGACACGAGTCTCAACCCCGTCGAACTCGCGGCCCTCGTTCTGGCGCTCGCCGCAGGCTCGGTCTTCGCCGGTCACGTCAACGACTCGGGCTTCTGGCTGGTCAGTCGCTTCTTCGGCATGGACACCCAGACGACCCTGCGCACGTGGACCGTCGGTCAGGCACTCATCGCCGTGATCGGATTTGTGCTCGCCCTCGCGATCTTCCTGATCGCCGGACTGTTCTAG
- a CDS encoding low temperature requirement protein A, producing the protein MSVSEPKPTRHRLARMAGRDPGERHRAATPLELLFDLAFVVAFGQAGDQLAHAIAADHVGTGIAGFAFALGATCWAWINFSWFSSAYDTDDWLYRVLTMVQMIGVVVFALGLPEMFHSLEEGHTIDNGVMVAGYVVMRVALIAQWLRAARQDPARRRTALTYAVWVGVAQVGWIVLLVLHTSPALFFVAAIALFVVEATGPIVSEGRTSGTPWHPHHIAERYGLLAIIALGEGVIGTVAAVSGFVQEDGWSADAVIIVTAGIGLTFGLWWIYFIAPAGEVLSRHRERSWVWGYGHVLVFASIAATGAGLHVAAYVAKGETDAGSLGATAAVAIPVAVYLLAIVGLDLWLVRTIPRFKVVLLAVALIVLAGAVVLAALGDPLSVSLLIVMLAPAIMVVGFEIRGHRRNADALEVE; encoded by the coding sequence ATGAGCGTGAGCGAGCCGAAGCCGACGCGTCACCGACTGGCCCGTATGGCCGGCCGCGACCCCGGGGAGCGTCACCGCGCGGCGACGCCGCTCGAACTGCTCTTCGACCTTGCCTTTGTTGTGGCTTTCGGTCAGGCGGGCGACCAGTTGGCGCACGCGATCGCAGCCGATCACGTCGGTACGGGTATTGCGGGGTTCGCCTTCGCGCTCGGCGCGACCTGCTGGGCGTGGATCAACTTCTCGTGGTTCTCCTCGGCGTACGACACCGATGACTGGCTCTACCGCGTGCTGACCATGGTGCAGATGATCGGTGTTGTCGTTTTCGCTCTCGGACTCCCGGAGATGTTCCACTCGCTCGAGGAGGGGCACACCATCGACAACGGGGTCATGGTGGCGGGTTACGTCGTCATGCGTGTCGCCCTCATCGCGCAGTGGTTGCGAGCGGCACGGCAGGATCCCGCGCGTCGACGCACGGCGCTCACCTACGCCGTGTGGGTCGGTGTCGCCCAGGTTGGGTGGATCGTCCTGTTGGTGCTTCACACGAGCCCGGCACTGTTCTTCGTCGCGGCGATCGCACTATTTGTCGTCGAGGCCACGGGCCCCATCGTCTCCGAGGGGCGCACGAGCGGAACACCGTGGCATCCGCATCACATAGCGGAGCGCTACGGTCTGCTCGCGATCATCGCGCTCGGTGAGGGCGTGATCGGCACCGTCGCGGCCGTGTCCGGTTTTGTGCAGGAGGACGGGTGGTCTGCGGATGCCGTCATCATCGTGACGGCGGGCATCGGGTTGACCTTCGGTCTGTGGTGGATCTACTTCATCGCCCCTGCCGGTGAAGTGTTGTCACGGCACCGCGAACGATCGTGGGTGTGGGGATACGGCCACGTTCTTGTCTTCGCGTCCATTGCCGCGACCGGTGCTGGGCTGCACGTCGCCGCGTACGTGGCGAAGGGGGAGACGGATGCCGGTTCCCTCGGTGCGACGGCCGCCGTGGCCATCCCGGTCGCCGTCTACCTGCTCGCGATCGTGGGGCTCGATCTCTGGCTCGTCAGGACTATTCCGCGCTTCAAAGTTGTCCTTCTCGCGGTCGCGCTCATCGTGCTCGCCGGTGCCGTCGTTCTCGCGGCGCTCGGCGACCCGCTGAGTGTGAGCCTCCTGATCGTCATGCTGGCGCCCGCGATCATGGTCGTCGGGTTCGAAATTCGAGGGCACCGGCGAAACGCCGATGCCCTCGAGGTGGAGTAA
- the gndA gene encoding NADP-dependent phosphogluconate dehydrogenase, which produces MSQANIGVVGLAVMGSNLARNLASREGNTVAIFNRSYEKTQTLLDEHPEAEFVPASTYEEFAASLSKPRTAIIMVQAGKGTDAVIDALTEVFEPGDIIVDGGNALFTDTIRREKAVRETGINFVGAGISGGEEGALNGPSIMPGGSDESWVTLGPILKSIAAVAEGEPCVTHVGHDGAGHFVKMIHNGIEYADMQLIAEAYDLIRRGTGKSPAEISEIFAEWNKGELESYLIEITAEVLKQVDADTGKPLVDVILDQAGSKGTGVWTVQTALDLGIPVSGIAEAVFARSLSSKPAQRDAAAALPGPDENAFRAQDEDAFIEGVRLALYASKVIAYSQGFDAIVAGAEQYGWDIKKGEIAKIWRGGCIIRARFLNRITEAYAENPGLVALVTAPFFVDVMEKAQVAWRKVVADAAYAGIPAPAFSSSLAYYDGLRADRLPAALVQGQRDFFGAHTYKRVDKKGTFHTLWSGDRSEIEAVDSH; this is translated from the coding sequence GTGTCACAGGCAAACATTGGTGTTGTTGGGCTCGCGGTGATGGGATCGAACCTCGCCCGCAACCTCGCGAGTCGCGAGGGCAACACCGTCGCAATCTTCAATCGCTCGTACGAGAAGACGCAGACGCTTCTCGACGAGCACCCCGAGGCGGAGTTCGTACCGGCCTCCACCTACGAGGAGTTCGCAGCATCCCTCTCGAAGCCCCGCACCGCCATCATCATGGTGCAGGCCGGCAAGGGCACGGATGCCGTGATCGACGCACTCACGGAGGTGTTCGAGCCGGGCGACATCATCGTCGATGGCGGCAACGCGCTCTTCACCGACACCATCCGTCGCGAGAAGGCCGTGCGCGAGACGGGAATCAACTTCGTCGGTGCGGGAATCTCCGGCGGCGAAGAGGGCGCGCTCAACGGCCCGTCGATCATGCCGGGTGGATCGGATGAGTCGTGGGTGACCCTCGGCCCCATCCTCAAGTCGATCGCCGCCGTCGCCGAGGGCGAGCCCTGCGTCACCCACGTCGGCCACGACGGTGCTGGACACTTCGTCAAGATGATCCACAACGGCATCGAGTACGCCGACATGCAGCTCATCGCCGAGGCTTACGACCTCATCCGTCGCGGCACGGGCAAGAGCCCCGCCGAGATCTCGGAGATCTTCGCCGAGTGGAACAAGGGCGAGCTGGAGAGCTACCTCATCGAGATCACCGCCGAGGTGCTCAAGCAGGTCGACGCCGACACCGGCAAGCCGCTCGTCGACGTGATCCTTGACCAGGCAGGTTCCAAGGGCACCGGCGTGTGGACCGTGCAGACCGCGCTCGACCTCGGCATCCCGGTGTCGGGTATCGCCGAGGCCGTCTTCGCGCGCTCGCTCTCGTCGAAGCCGGCGCAGCGGGATGCCGCGGCCGCCCTTCCCGGTCCCGACGAGAACGCCTTCCGCGCCCAGGACGAGGATGCCTTCATCGAGGGTGTGCGCCTCGCACTGTACGCGTCCAAGGTCATCGCCTACTCGCAGGGCTTCGACGCCATCGTCGCTGGCGCCGAGCAGTACGGCTGGGACATCAAGAAGGGTGAGATCGCCAAGATCTGGCGTGGCGGATGCATCATTCGCGCTCGCTTCCTCAACCGCATCACCGAGGCCTACGCCGAGAACCCGGGCCTCGTGGCCCTCGTGACGGCACCGTTCTTCGTGGACGTCATGGAGAAGGCACAGGTCGCGTGGCGCAAGGTTGTCGCCGATGCCGCCTACGCGGGCATCCCGGCCCCCGCCTTCTCGAGCTCGCTCGCCTACTACGACGGCCTCCGCGCCGACCGCCTGCCGGCGGCACTCGTTCAGGGTCAGCGCGACTTCTTCGGTGCGCACACCTACAAGCGCGTCGACAAGAAGGGCACCTTCCACACGCTGTGGTCGGGTGACCGCAGCGAAATCGAAGCGGTCGACTCGCACTAG